The genomic stretch ttgtaaaacatctgaaaatattgtaaaatgccCACAgtgatgtgttttgtgtgaCCAACAGTCCCAAACCCAAgtatattaaatgtaaaatgatgaATAGCAGCAGGAATTTCATAACCTGGAACCAGAGAAATGTTTCGTATCTTTTCGTTATACTTATACTAATCTGTTGATTGACTATTGTCTGATAATCAACTAGTTGTTTCAATTCCTCCCCTAAGATGTCTTAAGATACTAAATACTGTCAATGTCAATCTAAATGACAGAATTATGTGTATAAATGAATGCATAAACCATCAAATACGTTTAGCTGATCTTagttttgaatattttacacttgcatatttgcaataaacaaatgtaacaAGCAGCTGCAGAGTATACATTATACAGTGAACATGAAAAGTTTGAAATAGTACTTTGATGTTTAATCTAAAGTATTTTCTGTAGCTTCAAACCACATTTACAGTCTTTGTCAGTAGATAGTTTGCAGAGTTGTCGACTTGTAGAaagtttcagaaaaaaacaaataagtgAACTTTGAGTTTTGAggttataaaaacttgtaaaaacatgtttttgacacTATTTAAGGTGACTTTTATGTTGGATATTCAACATTGAGTTGAAGTTGCTATATTTTATGTCTATTGTAATTTGATTATGATGAATTTATTCATTGTCCCTTTTCTTTTAATAGCCGGTATGGAAGACAAGGCAAATGGCTCTGTTGACACCAAAAGGTATTGTTTACAACTACTGTACGTTGTTGTTTACTGAAATATTTTAAGAGTGTTTGAAACAGCTGTTGCAGTCGACTTTATATGCACATTACTTTTGATTGTGACCCCACAGCCCAGTGGAGAACGGCCAGCTGCCGGACCCTGCCAACTGGGGGGTCGCTGACGTCGTCAATTACTTCAAAGCAACAGGATTTGAGGAGCAAGCCACAGCTTTTCAGGATCAGGTTGGAATGCTCTCTGCTCAAAATTCCTGTCGTGATGAAAACAAACTAGGATGCCAGTCAAATATTTCTTCCTCCCCCTGACAGGAAATCGATGGCAAGTCTCTGCTCCTGATGACGCGTAACGACGTTCTGACGGGGCTGTCGATCAAGCTCGGCCCTGCACTGAAAATCTATGAGTATCACGTGAAGCCGCTGCAAACTCAACACCTGAAGAGCAACGCCTCGTAGCACCGCAGGCCGTCCTAATGACCCGCCTCAATGACAATCATCGTGTCAGGAGACTCCAGGTTAGCTGCCACTTCACAAAGACTCCTCTGGCCACAGTGGCACCTTAACAGGATTTGAATGCTGTATATTTTTATAAGCGTGGACCCCAAAAATGGGTTGCACATGGAGTCAACTCAGCTGTTTACCCTTTCAGCCATTCTTATTTCTGCTGCTTGAgatatgtatttaattttttgtgtattttatttaagagaAGGAATTTTGGGGTGGATACTGTGCAGgtatgatttgtgtgtgtgtgtacgtatgtgtgtgtgtgcaaagtgAATTAACCcatgttggtttaaaaaaaatatttgtatataaGATGATATATAGTTGAAAACTGTGTATGTTATCATACCTGAACACTTTGATACATGCAGAAAATGATTCTGGTGCATCCCGTTTTGCCCTAAAATCCCTTTTTATGCTCTAAACTGTGCAGCTGAGTCCATGAATCGTCCTTAGCATGAAACAATGAAGCGTTTTGTTTTCCAGACACAATGAGCCAACCGAAAACCTCTTTGTTCCTGCACACCTACATTGTCTAGGCCCAAGGCTCTtgatatgaaaaatatttatgtgtatatattctTATTATGTTCCTACCTGTGGTGCTTTCAGCATTGTCACAAAGACAACTGTATTGAAGTGTTTATGACCAATGTATATGTGCAACATAACACTGGAGTTTGAATATTGGAATCAAAGATTTGCAATAAATGGTGCTCTTTTCTCACCAAAGAACAAAATGAGTTCATAACTGTAttgatatttcattttattttaactgtcaTCAAATGTTCGAATCATATTCAAAAAATATTGAGTTGTAGTTGTAATTCTGATGATAACGAGAGTGACATGTAgatcacagcagcagcatttCCTGGAAGTGTCTTCACAGCTTGGCTTGTTTCCTGCGCAATGTCCCTGTTATGTTTCCTGAAGGGTTATCCAAGGCAAGAAGAACCTACAAGGAGAAATATACAGGTCAGTAACCAAATAATTTCATGATTGACCATGAAATATTagttatattaataatacttACTTCATCTTTGTTGCTGAGGCCCATTTTTGTCATGTCTATGGTGAAGTAATGCTGATTGGGCATGACCACCTCTATTTCTTCAACCTAAAAGACAGATACTTCCAGCCTTAGTTTTTCTGAACAAGTTATTGTGCATATGgctttttatttaaaggaaTTCTTTGCTCCCCAAAAAGATAATCTTTTTTATCAACTAATCTCCCTGTGTTGCCTcaaattttcaagaaaactTCAACAGAGAAAAGACTTATTTATCTTAAGTCGATGGAGGCTTcatttaacaacagcaaaactccACCAAAAAATTAGTTCACAGGTCTCGTTTATTCTGATCTGTGCCCAGTACTTCCCAAATAAGcattttcactgaaaatcagtcGAAAACAGCATAAATCATAAACAGGTCTTACCTTTGCAGTGTGGAAGTCATCTAAGTTGTGTGAAACTTTTTAAACTGATGCTTAGATATTGGTTTGCTGTTGTTAAACATGGCCCCATTTACTTAGTTCATCAAGAATTTGTATTCTTTGTTCATTGTGGAGGCATGCGAGTGAAGTATTCCTttgatttcagatttttttattggatGTTACTCAAATGATGCTTTGTCATTGAGGATCCATTTCCTTATTTACCATGAAGTAACTTTGCTGATGTGTAAACATGTGCACAAGAATCTAATGTTATGTTACATGTGGACTTACCTCAGGAATTCTGTCCAGGACCAGAACCTGTGATTCATAAAGGGTTTTCTGCACAGAGGGTGAATACTCCCCGCGATCGTAGGGGCCAGCAAACTTCTCAATAATCGTCTCCTTCACCTTCTTCCTATAAAGAAGTTGATGTGATGATAGTCAGATGTAATAAGTATGTAATGCATCTTTTAGGATTTTTGAAACTGGAGAGATTTTTCTTATTTGTGTTCAGGACTCTGAACTCTGAACTTTACATCATGGATACTTTCACCTCAGGGGTTTAGTAAGTGCAGTATTCTCCTTCTCAGACCCTATAACATAATTACCATGCAGAATCAAAGTCGACATCCTGAGTCTTGTTGTAGAGCCACCGAGCATAGACAGAGGTGCAGAAACACCTGTCCTTGGCCTCTTGCAGAGTAGTGAAGCGGTCTCGAAGGAAACCCTCAAAA from Centropristis striata isolate RG_2023a ecotype Rhode Island chromosome 9, C.striata_1.0, whole genome shotgun sequence encodes the following:
- the samd13 gene encoding sterile alpha motif domain-containing protein 13, translated to MKNYCNVTDSGMEDKANGSVDTKSPVENGQLPDPANWGVADVVNYFKATGFEEQATAFQDQEIDGKSLLLMTRNDVLTGLSIKLGPALKIYEYHVKPLQTQHLKSNAS